The DNA region AGGATGGTTCAGCGCGGCTGGAGCCGGTTTTTTGGATCGGCACCGGCGCGGGGCTTTGTTAAGCGGGTTGGATGCAGCCACCGGAGGCACGAGCAGGACAGGACGAGACGCTCGATGCCCACGGGCGCCTTCGCGACGTGTGGAGGCCGGTGATGGCGGCAGTCCACCGGCTGGGGCCGGAGGAGCTCGCTCGGCGCGCTACGGCACTCAACCGGATGACCGGCCTGGCGGGACCGTTCGGCGATGCGCCGCGCCTCATTTATGACCCGCTGCCGGTTCTGCTGACCGCCGGCGAGTTTGCCGAACTGGAGGGCGCGATCCGGCAGCGCGCCCGCTTGCTGGGCGCGGTGTTGGAAGACCTCTACGGCCCCCAGAGGTTGCTTCGAGAGCGGTGGATCCCTCCCGCGCTTGTGCTCGGAGACCGCCGTTTCTTGCGCGGCCTCCACACTTCGGCCCCGTTGGCCTACCCGCGCCTGGCGCTCTACGCCGCCGACCTGATCCGCACCCCGGATGGATCCTTCCGGCTGCTCCGTGAGCATGCCGGCGCGATTTCCGGTCTGGGCCACGCGCTGAGCCTCCGCCGCTTGGCCGCCGCCACCCTTCCGGAGATCTTTCCCGCCGGCGGCTTGCGTTCTTTGCGCCCGGCACGCGAGATGCTGGTCGACCGGCTCTACCGAGGAGCCGAAGGAAGGCTCGTGGCGGTCCTTTCGGCCAGCACCGCTTCCTCCCGCCCGAGCCCGGCAGCGGTCGACGAGGCCCTGCTCGCCCGCTCCCTCGGTCTGCTGCGGATCGGGCCCAGCGACATCGCCACGCGCAAGGGCGCCTTGCACATGAAGACGCTAAGCGGCCTCCTTCCGATCGCAACCTTGATCCGCGGGATCTCCGGCATCGACCTCGATCCGCTGGAGCAGACCGGCCGCCTGGCCCTGGGCGTTCCCGGCGCCTTCGGCGCGCTGCGCGCCGGAGTCCTCTCCATGTGGAACGCCCCCGGGACGGCCCTGGTGGAGGCGGCCGAACTCCTCCCCTTCCTCGACCGGCTCTGCGAGCCGTTGCTGGGCGAGGATCCGCTGCTCCGGCGGGCCACCGAAGAGGATCGGGCGCTGGCTTCCCGAGCGGCCTTCGCAGGCGGCCCGCAGCTCGTTTCGCTTCCGATCGCCTTTCGGTTCTTCGCTTGGAATGACGGAGAGCAATGGCGGGTGTTGCCCGGCGGGCTCGGCCTGCCGCTCGAGGCTTCCGCAAGCGATTCTCCGTCCTTCGGCTGCAAGGACATCTGGGTGCTCGAACCGGAGGAGGAGGAGGATTACCGCATCGTCGGTCCCCCTCCGGTGGAACCGCCGAACCTCGGCTTCTTCCTAGCGGCCGCTCACCTCCCCTCGCGGTTGGCCGACAATCTCTTCTGGCTCGGACGTTCGGTCGAGCGGCTGGAGGCCGCCTGCCGGCTGCTGATGCTCGCTCTGCCCCGGCTCGAATCGGGCACCTCGCTGCCGCGCGATATCGCCGAGCGCACCCTCCTCATCCATTGTCTGGCCCGGGCCGGGCTCATATCCTCGGAGATCGCCGGCGGCACCGTCTCCGGCCGCCTGCTGCGGCAGACCTTGGCGCGCGGCCAGCGGATCGGCGGACTGGTCGCGGAGGTCGACCGGCTGGTCGATGCCTCCTCCGAGCGGCTTTCGCCCTCGATGCTGGCGACGGTCCGCTTCGCCCTCCGCCAGGCGACCGAGAGCCTCCCCAAGGAGGAGATGGCGCTCCCCGTGCTGTTGAGCTTCACCGCCACCTTCGCGGGCATCGCGGCGGAGAACATGTCCCGAGACGGCGGCTGGCTCTTTCTAGAAATAGGTCGCCGGCTCGAGCGGGGAGTAACCATGGCCGAGAGCTTCGCCATCCTGCTCGACGCGCCGCCCGAGCGGCTCGAGCCGGGCATGGCGCTCAGCATCGAGCTTGCGGATTCGGTGCTTAGCTACGATCTGCGCTACGCGGGCATCCTCTCCCCCGGCCCTGTCCTCTCGATGGTCCTGGCCGACCTCTTCAACCCGCGGTCGCTCGCCTTCCAGTGCGCCGCGCTGCGCGCTTGCCTCGAGCGGTTGGCCGCCGAGGACGAAGCCGAGTCCGCCTACCGGCTGCAGCGCGAGGTCACCAACCTGGTCGGAGCCGCCTCGAATCTGGGGGAGCCTCTCCGGGAGGTCGCCGCCAAGCTCCGCCTCCTCTCCGATCGGATGCACCGGCGCTTCTTTGCCCTGCTCCCCGAGCCGCGCTCCCTGGAGGAAGACGAAGTGGCCAATTCCGCGCCATGACGTGCTACCGGCTCCACCATGTGACCGTCTACGAGTACAGCGAAGCGGTGGTCCTGGGGACGCATTTCCTCCATCTCCTGCCGCGCGAACGACCTGGCCAGAGGGTCCTCGCCGCCCGGCTCGAGATCTCGCCGGCTCCCGACACCCGCCGGGACGAGATCGATCATTTCGGGAACTTGACCACTACGGTCTCGATTACCGGAGAGCACCGGGAGTTCCGGGTGGCGATGAGCGCCACGGTCGAAGTCGAGCTGCCGCCCCTTCCCGCCACGACCCCGGCCTGGGAGGAGATCGCCGCCTGCGGCTTGGACGATGTGGACCTAGTGGAGTTCTGCTTGCCCAGCCCGCTGGCCGCACCCGACGGGGAGATCGCAGCCTATGCCGCCGCCAGCTTTCCGGCGGGCCGACCGATCTTGGAGGCGCTCCTCGACCTGGGCGGGCGCCTCTACGCCGACATGAGCTATGTGCCCGGGGCCACCGGCAGCGCCACCACCGCTTCGGAGGCCTTCGCCGGCCGCCGGGGCGTCTGCCAGGATTACGCCCACCTCATGATCGCCTGCCTCCGCGCCCTCCGGCTGCCGGCGCGCTACGTCTCCGGCTACCTGCGCACCCAGCCGCCGCCCGGACAGGAGAAGCTTCGCGGGGCCGATCAGTCGCACGCGTGGGTTTCCGCATGGGCCGGACCGGAGGCGGGCTGGATCGACTTCGACCCGACCAACCGCCTCCTGGTCCGGGACGAGCATGTCACCCTCGCCTGGGGGCGCGACTTCCAGGACGTCTCTCCCCTGCGCGGCGTCATCGTGGGCGGCGGCTGCCACACGGTGCGGGTCGCCGTCGACCTCGATCCGCTGCCGCTCCCTCTTTAATCGATGAAGAAAGCCCCCTTCCGAAGCGATCCCGCCCGGCCGACTCTCTTCCGGAAAACCCGGATTCCCCTGGAGACCCACGCCGCGCGCACCCAGGGCGGACTTCCTCAGCCGGGCTCTCTTTCCGGAACGAGTGCCCCACTTCGGGGCTCCCCGGCCGTGGGGAGGATCCGGGGCCGTCCCGGGTTGCCTTTCGTCCGGTCCGCAAGCAAGATCGCTCCCGCATGCGCCTTGACGGCAGAGCGAGTGAAAGGATGGAGTCGGCAGAAAGCCCGCTGCTTAGCCAGATCAACCTGATCGTCCGGGAGATGGACGCCTCTATTGCCTTCTACCGGCGGCTGGGGCTGGACATCCGGAGGGCGAGCGCGCCCGATTGGGCACCTCACCATGCCGAGGCCGTTCTGCCGGGCGGGGTGCGGCTCGAGATCGACACCGTCGCCGGAGCGCGCCGGTGGAATCCCGGCGGGCGGCCGACGCCCGGCGGAGGGAACCTCCTCTTCTTCCGCGTTCGGTCCCGCAGGGCCGTCGACGACCTCTTTGCTTCCCTGACCGGGGCGGGCTACCGGGCGCAGAAGGAGCCCGAAGACGGATTCTGGGGAGCCCGCTACGCGATCCTCGAGGACCCCGACGGCAACCCGGTCGGCATCATGAGCCCGGTCGATCCCGCCCTTCGGCGGCCGCCCCCTCCCGCCCCGCCGACCGGTTAGGGGGGGGTCGATTCGGATTTCTCCTTGGGCAGGAGGAAGCAGTGCTCCCGGATGCACCCGAGGATTTCGCTTTCGGCCTGCTCCCGGCTTTCCCGGGCCGGATCGAACCGAGCCGCTGCCGCGCGGAGGCTTTCCGCCAGCTCCCTGGCGTCCTCCTTTCCCTTGTAGCCGACCTCCCGGTTCTCCTCGAGAATCCGGTCCCAAGCGGCACGGACCGCCCCCCAAAACGGACCGGTCTTTTCGAGGTACCGCTCGGCGGCCCGAAAGTCGGCTCCGCCTCCCTTGCGGTAGGAAATCACCCCGATCTCCCGCGCGAGCATCGTTTCCCGGCCTCCGCTCCCGCTCACCTTGTCGTTCTCCTCTTCCAGGATCCAACCGTCCCCGAAGACGATCTGATGCATCACCGACCGGAGCCAATCGTAATCCCTTCTCCGGCCCAGCTCGCGCTGGGGCAGCGGACGCCGCAAAGGGCGGGAGACCCATTCCGAAACCCCTTCTTCATGGCGCCACCGCCCGTACCCCGCGTACCGCGGAGCGTCATCGACGTTCCAGACCGTCTGGGTCCAGCATCCGGCGACCTCCTTGGGGTCGACCGCGAAAAAACGCCATCTCCCCCGCCCGGCATACTCCCAGAAGGAACTCCTCTGGTAGTCCCAATCCTGCCGCCAGTGCTTGACCACCTCTCCCTTTGCACCCACCAGCAGGTGCTGGAGGCCGATATGCCCGCCCTTATCCTCGAGGACGCACACCGCTTCCCATCCCCGGATCGTGTAGGGAGGACGGAGGCGATAGCCGGGTCGCCAAGAGAGGATTTCCTCGAACCGGTAGACGACCCGCCATTTGCCGGCCATCGAGAGAATGGCCCGGCGATCCGCGGCAAACGACGCGTCTTCGGATGCCGAGGCCGCGGGAGGAGGCGGTTCCGCGGCGCCCGGTTCCGGCGCGAGAGTTCCGAGGAGAAGAAGCCAGCCGAGAGCCGAAGCAGAACAGCCCACCCCTCCATCATACGTTGCGGGGGCCGGCCGACGCCAAAAATTCCCGATCGCGGCCTTTTCTCGCCGCGCTCCGGTTTCGAACCGGCCCTTCCTCGAGCCGCAGCCGCCGGCACCCGGAACCGACAGGCTCTTCACGGGCGACCGCCACTTTCGCCTCGCCCGGGAGAGAGCGATCCTTTAACGGCCATTTCTCACAAGCTTTCTCCTACGGCTTGCAAAACGGGCTCGTCTGCTTCGCTCCCGCTTGGTTTTCCATCCTCGCAGTATGTCTTCATACAGCTCCGGTGGAAAACCTGCGCCCGCCTCGCACCCAAGCCCATTTGCGGCGCCTCGGCTACGAAATTTGTGAGAAATGGCCGTTAAAACCGCAAAGGGAGCTCCCCTGATCCTGATCGGCCAGCCCAACTTGGAGTCCGAGTCGTTGGACAACCCGATCCTGGTGCCGAAGCTCCTGAGCTTCCTCACCTACCACCGCTTCGCGGCCGACGTCAAAGGGCTCGACGCCTTTCCGCGGAGCGACTGGCCCGACAACATCCCGCTGGTCTACTACGCCTACCTATATCATGGTCGGGCTCGGGACGGTCTTTGTCGCCGTCATGCTCGCGGCCGGAATCGCGCTGGCGGCGGGGCGGCTTGGAGAGAGCCGCTGGCTTTTGTGGACGCTCCTGCTTTGCGCCCCCTTTCCCTATATCGCCACGACGGCCGGCTGGATCACCGCCGAGGCGGGGCACCAGCCCTGGCTCGTCTACTCCCTCTTCCGGACGGCGCACGGCGCCTCCCCGGGGGTCAACGCGGGAAACGCCCTCTTTACCTTTTTGGGGTTCCTCGGGCTCTATCTTTTCCTGGGACTCCTCTTCGCCTTCCTGATCGGGAAGCGGATCGTCGAGGGACCGCCGGACCGATCGGCATAGGCGATGGAGACCCTCTGGTTCGTTTTCCTGGTCTTCCTGGTGGGCGGCTACGTCATCCTCGACGGGTTTGACTTCGGCACGGGAATCCTCCTTCCCCGGCTGGCGCGGACGGAGGAAGAGAAGCGGACCTGCTATCGGGCCGTCGGCCCGGTTTGGGACGGCAACGAGGTCTGGCTGATCGCGGCCGGCGGCCTTCTCTTCTTCGCCTTTCCGAAGGCCTACGCCTCGGCCGCCAGCGGCTTTTACCTGGCGATCATGATCTTCCTCTGGCTGCTGATCCTGCGGGGGATCTCGCTCGAGATCCGCTCCCAGCTCGCCCATCCGCTCTGGCGGAGCTTTTGGGACGGGGTCTTCTTCCTGGCCAGCCTGTCGGCCGCGCTCCTTCTCGGCGGCTTTCTCGGAAACCTGGTGACAGGCGTTCCGATCGACGCGAGCCCGGACTGGTTCCTCCCGCTGTGGACCTACTTCCTCCCCTCCTCCCGCCACGGGATCTTCGACGCGCTCACCCTCCTCTTCAGCCTGCTGGCCGCGGTGAGCCTCGGCCGGCACGGAGCCGCCTTCCTGCTCGTGAAAACCGACGGCGCGATCCGGACGAGGAGCCGGCGGATCGCGCTCCGGCTCTGGCAAGGGGAGGCCGCCCTCCTCCTCCTCTCGGTGGTCGTCATGGTTTGGACCCGCCACCCGGTCCTCGCCCGCTGCGCGCAGCGGCCGCTCGGGATCGGCGTTCTCGCGTTGGCCGCGCTCTCCTTCCTCCTGATCCCCTTCTTTCTCCGGACCGAAAAGGGGCTCTCCTCCTCCCTCTGCTCCTCGCTCTTCCTGCTTTCCGCCCTCGGAGCGACCGCAACCGGCCTCTATCCCTACCTCTTGCTCTCTTCCGTGAACCCGGGACAAGAGCCTGACCGTCTTCAACGCGGCGGCCGGCTCGCCCACGCTCCGCATGGGGCTTCTCTGGTTCGGGATCGGCGCCCTGCTGCTCCTCGCCTACACCTCCCTTTCCTATTGGAGCTTCCGCGGCAAGGTGCGGAGCCAGGCGGAGGGATATTGAGGCTGCCGCCCGCCGAAACACGCCGGATCGGAAATCCGGGAGGACTTCCCGGATCGCCCTCCGGGCCCGGCAGCAAGGCTTCCGGAGCTCCCCGCGGAGGCTTCCTTTCTTGAGGCGTTTATGCGTGATAGATTCTTTTAAAAAACCGGAACCGCGGCCCGCCTCCGGAGAGCGAACGATCCCGGCCCCGCCGGCCGCGCGAGGGACCCGGCACGGAGAACCCGATGAACGCCCAAGAGACGCAGGAACCGCTCTCCGAGGAGAGGCTCGAAACGGATTCGCTTCTTCTCGAGTACAGCCGGGCGGCCGATCCGATCGGCTCGGGCGCGACGCCGAACGTTCCGGTGAAGCAGTTTCTTCCCGAGGCCTACTTCCTCGGAAAGACCGGTCTGGCTTCCTTGGATCTTTCCGGCGAGCTCGGGGTTTCCTATCCGGCGACAAGCCCGAGCCTGCTCGCGGGCTTTGCCGAGATTCGCGGCGGGGAGCGGCTGGCGACCTCCCCCGAGGCCACCAGCCAGCTCTTCTATGTCATCGACGGCTCGGGAGCCACCGAAACCGAGCGGGGAAGCCTTCCCTGGAGGAAGGGGGATATCTTCGTCCTTCCGAGCGCTCCGGCCGTCCATCGCGCGGAGAGCGACGCCCGCTTGTATGTCGTCGACGACAGCCCGCTGCTAGCCTACTTGGGCGTGACCCGGAGCAAAAGCCGCTTCGCTCCCCTCCGCTTCCGCGCCGAAGCGATCCGCCAGGCGCTGGCCGAGGCGGAGGCCGACCCCGAAGCGGCGCGGAGGAGCCGGGTGAGCGTGCTCCTGGCCAACCGGCGGTTCCCGCAGACCCTCACCGTGACGCACTCGTTGTGGGCCATGTTCGGGATCATCCGGCCCGGGACGCGGCAGAAGCCCCACCGCCACCAGTCGGTGGCGCTCGACTTCGTGGTCGAGGGGAGGCCGGGAGTCTACACCCGCGTCGGCCGCGAGCTCCAAGCCGACGGATCGATCCGCGACCCGGTCCGCGTCGACTGGGTGAGCCACTCCGCCTTCGTGACCCCTCCGGGCTACTGGCATGAGCATGGGAACGCGTCGGATGGGCCCGCCTACATCCTGCCCATCCAGGATGCGGGACTTCACACCTACCTCCGGACGCTCGACATCCGGTTTAGCTGACGGCCGGAGCGGAGAAGCTCGGCGAAGAAAGGCTTGCCACCCCCGGGCGGGCTGCGCTAGCGGGATTTCCATCCGATGAACCGATCCGGGAGGAAAGTATCCGGGCGGAAGCCGGTCTCCGGCTCCGACGAGCGGACGCGCATCCTGGAAGCGCTCCGGAAGGCCGGGAGCGGCGGTCTTTCCCGAAGCCGGCTCGGACCGGCCCGAAAGCGGGAGATCGACCGGATCCTCGAGGCTCTCCTCTTGGAAGGAAGGATCGTCCGGCTGGGGCCCCTTTCGCAGGCTCTCTACTTCCCGGCGGGCTCCGCCCCCACACCCGCGGCAGCCGCCGAAGCGATCGACCGGGGTGCGGCCCAATATCCCGCTCGGCTCTTCCTCGGCAAGGAGCTCGCCCGGTTCTGCCCGCGCGCGCAACGGTTCTTCTGCGAAGAAGCGATCGAGCAGCTGGTCCGGGAAGGGGTCCTCCTTCGACTGACGCGGGGCAAAAGCTTGTACTACACCCATCGGGAGGGGTGTGCGCCCGGGGTCGGGCGCGACGGGGAACCCCGCTTCGACCCCAAGAAGGTCCGGGAGGCCTACGCGGTGCTGGTCCACACCCGCGGATTCCTCGACGTCCAGATCGCCGCGCTCGCTTCCGAGGCGCGGGTTCCCCTTGCCGATCTGCACGCTTGGCTAAAGGAAGAGAGCGCCGCCGGCCGGGCGCACCTCTCCCGCGGGGATTGGTCGCTGTCCACCGAAGAGGAGCGAAAGGCGGCGATCCTCCTCGACGGCGAGCCCCATCTGCGAGTTCGGATCGATAGCCAGGCAGCGGGCGCATCCCGATGAACCCCTTTTCGGCGCAACGGATCCGTGACCCTTGGGAAGATGAGCCGGCCGTTGCCGACCTCAACGACCGTCCGCTCGAGGCCCTCCTCTCCTTTTTCGAGCAGCTGGAGCGGCAGGGCCGCTTGGAACATGCCCTTGTCGTTCTCTCTCCGGAACCCGGCTACGGGAAAACCCACCTGCTTGGCCGCCTCTTCCGGAAGCTCCAAGGAAGAGCGACCCGGATCTATCTCCAGCCCTTCGAGGCGGTCGACCGGTGCTGGGAACGGATCCTCGGCCAGATCCTCCGCGAACTGGATCGGAGCGATGCGCCCGCGCCCGACCCCGGCCGGACCCAGCTCGCCCAGCTTGCGGCGCTGGCCATCGGCCACTTGACCGCCGACCTCTTCGACCGGGGCCTTGTGTCGGAAGCCGAGCTTCCCTGCCGATGGCGGAACGGTTCGGACGAACTGCGGCGGCTGCTCCGCGCCGACCCCCTCAGCCTTTGGGAGGGGCCGGATGCGGCCTCCTGGATCGAATGGATCCGCCGGCCGACGACCTTCACCTGCCTCGACCAATGTCTGTGGAGCCGCCGTATCGAGCTCGGCTCGGTTTGCAATCCTCACTCCTGGCTCAAGGTGCTCCTGGGCTATCTCGCCCACCGGCTCGATCCCGATCGGCGACGCCTCTGCCTCGACTGGATGCGGGCGACGAGCCTCGATCCGGAAGAGGCGGCGTTTCTCGGACTTCCCCGAGCCGACATCCCCGCCGCGGACAGCGATCCCGAAGACGCCAACGAGCTCGCCAAGGAGCGGATCCTCGACTTCTGCCGGCTCGCCCGCTTCGCGCGTCCCTTTCTCTTTTGCTTCGACCAGACGGAGGCTTTCGCCCAGGACTCCCGGTGGGCCGCGCGATTCGGCTATGTCGTGGCCACGCTTGTCGACCGCGCGCCCAACCAGATGCTAGTGGTCACCGCCAATCTCGAGCCGTGGGAGAAGCGGATCCTGCCGGCGATCGAAGAAGCGTACCGCGACCGGATGCGCTACAAGGATCCCGCCCTCCACCTTTCGGGATTGAACGAGAGCCAGGCACGCCTCCTCGCGGAAAGCCGGCTCCGCCGCGCAGGGGTCGAGCCGGAAAAGGCGAAAGGCTTTCTTTCCGGTGCTTGGCTTCCGGACTTCTTCCGCTCGGCCAAGACTCGGGGCGTCCGCCGTTTCCTCATGCAAGCCGAAGAGCAGTGGGAGCGGCGCGTCAACCGATCGCGGCCCGAGCCGACCTCCCTCCGGCAATGCTACGAAGAAATCCTTACCCGCATGCGCCAGGGGCCGCCCCCGTTCGCTCCCGACACGCTCCAGTGGCTCCTGCGGGAAGCGGGGCGCTCCCTTCCGGGTTGGGAGCCCGAAGAGCCCTACCTCGGGCGCAAGAAGCATCTTTTGCTCCGGTGGCTGGGAAACGGCTGGAGCGTCGGCTTCGGCCGGGAGGCGAGCTCGAATTGGAAGCGGTGGGAGGCGATCGCCCGGGAAGCGGTCGAAGAAGCCAAGCGACCCCGCGGCTGCCGCCGCTCGATCTTCCTCCGGTCCTGGGACGACCCCCCGATCCCGGGCCCTCGATGGAAGGCGGCGGAGGCGATCCGGGAGGCTTGCGGCGGTCCGCTGCGCATCCTCGTCCTCGACCCGGAAACCTGGATCCCGCTGGCCGCCCTCTACGAGCTCCACGCAAAGGTGCTCGAGGGAGATCTCGAGTTCCCCCGGGAGGAGGCGCTCGCCTTCGCCCGGGAGCGGCTGCGGCCGTGGGCGGAGCAGCTGGTCCGGGAAACGCCCGCACAGCCCACGGACACGCGCGAATCGCGCCTCACCGTCGGCGAGCTCGTGAAATTATGCCTCCAAAACGACTCCCCTCCTCCTGCCGAGCCCGTCGAGCTCGGCACGGTCTTCCACCGGATCGTCGCGGCATTTGCCGGGGAGCTCCTCCGGACGCCGCACAGCCGCCGGACCCCGGAGGAGTATGGGAAGGCGCTGCAGGATCTGGCCGAGCCCGAGATCGCGGCGCGGCGGGCCCGGGGCGCGACCGGGGAGGCCGAACGGCTCGCGGCGGCGCTGCGCGCCTTCCACGAAAACCTCGAGAGGATCGCCGCCTCGGGCCCGGTCTCCTCCTGGGCCGATCTCTTCGAGGGGAGTGAACTCCCGGTCGCCGGCGTCTTTGCTGGCGAGGGAGGCCGCGCCGTTCGGATCGAAGGGCGCGTGGACGCCCTGCGCCGTCATCCGACGGAGGGGCGGCAGCTGGTCGACTACAAGCTTTCCGAGCCTTCCGATGCGCCGCAGGACCTCCTGCAGCTGGCGATCTACGCCGAGCTGCTCCGCCGGGATCCGACGGCCTCCCCCGTTTCCGGGGTCCTGGAATACTACGGCCCTTCCCTGACCGCGCGCACGGTCTCGGAAGGGGAGCTCCGGGCGATCTTCTCGCGCCAGATCCGTCCGGTGCTCGAAGAAAGAATCCTCCGGCAAAGCGCAAGCGGTCCGGAGAGTCCTCTGGAGCCCGGAACCGGCTCGGAGGATCCCCGGATCCGGGAGACGGCGCGCAAGCTCGAAGAGTTCTTCGCCTCCCACGGCTTCCCGCTCCGATCCGCGGGTGCGGTGCGCTCCCACCAGCTGCTTCGCTTCCGCTTCCGGTTTCCGCAGGGGATGCGGATCGAAAGGGTCCTCTCGCTCGCCCCGACCCTCCGCGTCCACCTCGGCCTCGACTGCGAGCCCTCGATCCTCGGGATCCCGGGCTTTATCGCCGTCGACCTCCCCAACCCGGAGCCGTTTTGGCTTCCGTGGGAAGAGGCCTACCGGGGCATGCCCGCAGGGCTGACGCTGCCCCTGCTGGTCGGAGAGGCCGTGGAGGGACAGATCCTGGCCCGGGACCTGGCCGATGCCAACTATCCCCACGTGCTCGTCGCGGGGACCTCCGGGAGCGGGAAGAGCATGCTGCTGATCTCCATCCTGGCGACGCTCTGCCGCGCCCTCTCCCCGGAGCACCTCGAGCTGCTCCTCATCGATCCGAAGATTCTCACCTTCGGGCCCTGGAAGGAGATCCCGCAGCTGCGCGGCCGGGGGCTGCTCACCGAGCCGGAAGAAGCGCTGGCGGCCCTCGAGGAGAGCGTCGAAGAGATGGGGCGGCGCTACCGGATCCTCGCGCGCGAAGGTTTCGACTCCCTGAGCCGGCGGATCGCCGCCGGAAAGACCGAAATCCCCTACCGGGTGATCTTCTTCGATGAATTCGCCGACTGGCTGCTCGGGGACCGGCAGACCCGGCGCCGCTTCGAGCGGAGCATCGAGCGGCTGGCCCAGAAGGGACGGGCCGCCGGCATCCACCTCATCCTGGCCACCCAGCGGCCGGAACGGCGGGTGGTCACAGGCCTCATCCACGCCAACCTCCCCGTCCACCTCTGCCTGCGGGTCTCCAGCGCGATCGACTCCCGGATGGTGCTGGGAGAGAGCGGCGCGGAAAAGCTCTTGGGCAAAGGGGATCTTTTAGGCAACCTCGGGCCGGGAGGCGCTCTCCTCCGCGCGCAGGCCCCCTTTCGGGCAGGCCCGCTCCCGGCCGCTTAACGGCCATTTCTCACAAATTTCGTAGCCGAGGGCCGCAAATGGGCTTGGGTGCGAGGCGGGCGCAGGTTTTCCACCGGAGCTGTATGAAGACATACTGCGAGGATGGAAAACCAAGCGGGAGCGAAGCAGACGAGCCCGTTTTGCAAGCCGTAGGAGAAAGCTTGTGAGAAATGGCCGTTAAGAACTCCTCCCTCCGCCGGGAGGCTCCGATCCGCCCTCGGGCGCAGCGGCGCCGATCCGCCCGCCGATGTATCCGAGCAGGGCGGTCGAGGTCGGCTGCCCCCCGTCGACGCCGATCACCTGGCCGGTGATCCACGAAGCGCGCTCCGAGCAGAGAAAGGCCACGACTTCGGCGATCCACTCCGGCTCTCCCAAGCCGCCCAGCGGGGTCGCGGCAGCGCACCAGGCGAGCAGAGGCGGCGGGAAGACCGTAGCCGCCATCTCCGTCCGGGTGGTGCCGGGAGCGACCGCGTTGACCGTGATCCCGCGGCCGCCCAGCTCGACCGCGTGGCTCCGGGTCAGCGACTCGACGGCGGCCTTGGATGCGGCGTAGACCGATCCTCCGGGAGCGGGCAGCCGTCCCGCAATGGAGCCCAGATTGATGATCCGCCCGCTCCGGCTCCGGGTCAGGCGGACGAACTCGCTCGTAGTGAAGAGGACGGCGGCCACGTTGACCGCGAGCAGGCGGCCGACGGCCTCCCCGGCAAGGTCTTCGACGGCTCCGCCGTCGCCGACGGCCGCATTGTTGACGAGGATATCCAACGCTCCGAACCGGGAGAAGGCGGCCCGGACCACGCTCCGGGCGCCTGCCTCCGTGGAAAGATCGCCGCGGACCGCGGCGGCCTCCCCGCCCCTTCGTCCAATCTCCCGGGCGATCTCTTCTGCCCGTCCGGCCGTCCGGTTCGCATGGAGGACGACCCGCGCTCCCGCCTCGGCCAGCCGGCGCGCGATCGCGGCCCCGATGCCCCGCGAGGAACCGGTGACCAGCGCAACCTTCCCCGCCAACGCATCGCTCATGCGGCGATTCTATCGCCCAATCCCCCCTTTCGGAACCTCCGAAAACCCGAGAAGCCCGGAGGAAGGAGTTCCGCAGTTCGGCTGGACACCCCGCCCGGCCTCCGGCCATATTTTAAACCCAAATCATTTGAATTTCAATTATCATGCCGACCCGATACCAAGGAACGCCTTCCGAGATCCGAGCGCTGGACTGCTTCATCAAGCTCACCCGGGCTTCGGAGACCCTGGTCGCGGCCCTCCGCGGTCCCCTGGCCCGCGCGGGGCTGACGACCGCGCAGCTCGGCGTCCTGGAAGCCCTCTACCATCTGGGCCCGATGAACGAGCGGCTGCTCGGCCGGAAGCTCCTCCGGAGCGGGGGTAACATCACGGTCGTCGTCGACAACTTGGAGCGGAGGAGCCTGGTAGGGCGCCAAAGAAACCCGAGGGACCGGCGCTCGATCACGGTCAGGCTCACCCCGGAGGGTCTCCGGTTGATCCGCCGGGTCTTTCCGGGCCACGCGGCCAGGATCACGGCGTTGCTCGCCGTGCTCAGCCCGGAGGAGCAGGC from Methylacidimicrobium sp. AP8 includes:
- a CDS encoding SDR family NAD(P)-dependent oxidoreductase, with protein sequence MSDALAGKVALVTGSSRGIGAAIARRLAEAGARVVLHANRTAGRAEEIAREIGRRGGEAAAVRGDLSTEAGARSVVRAAFSRFGALDILVNNAAVGDGGAVEDLAGEAVGRLLAVNVAAVLFTTSEFVRLTRSRSGRIINLGSIAGRLPAPGGSVYAASKAAVESLTRSHAVELGGRGITVNAVAPGTTRTEMAATVFPPPLLAWCAAATPLGGLGEPEWIAEVVAFLCSERASWITGQVIGVDGGQPTSTALLGYIGGRIGAAAPEGGSEPPGGGRSS
- a CDS encoding MarR family winged helix-turn-helix transcriptional regulator; amino-acid sequence: MPTRYQGTPSEIRALDCFIKLTRASETLVAALRGPLARAGLTTAQLGVLEALYHLGPMNERLLGRKLLRSGGNITVVVDNLERRSLVGRQRNPRDRRSITVRLTPEGLRLIRRVFPGHAARITALLAVLSPEEQAELGRLCRKLGRGAAEQAGTESAGSVPNLEKR